Proteins co-encoded in one Micropterus dolomieu isolate WLL.071019.BEF.003 ecotype Adirondacks linkage group LG19, ASM2129224v1, whole genome shotgun sequence genomic window:
- the LOC123957262 gene encoding snRNA-activating protein complex subunit 1-like — MPRVQPFYSEFFYSPLTEDVEELLARFQQTDSVRYGEFSAIWREMSFSDVFLGVTRVGELRRFCRITLATAMKYFLPPYNYQIRVGGLYLMFGFYHTQLARPPVQIRLCLRDYAQVQKFLKDSVEAGHQDVVYIYQKLVADKAIHYTAMPHFLTFQKQRKQKEEPVCAEFLGRTTAIQELLSGDSVEELTNIQSHYEKLKEATMEVRCKVTMSHRDLAARLKDSMSEFISWQEKTFSQDNKDNNSGDDAEEAAEAESSRSRARLVSSIKQKSYSNFQVASKSRRHRQVETVDSSSSGTEQVQEAALQRKRPPSLRARTWKSLRVMPEENKLQAWLLSAPEQREKVPVKRTNQLPPFKP, encoded by the coding sequence ATGCCTCGTGTGCAGCCTTTTTACTCTGAATTCTTCTACAGTCCTCTGACAGAAGATGTGGAGGAACTACTGGCTCGTTTCCAGCAGACTGACTCTGTCAGGTATGGGGAGTTTTCAGCCATTTGGAGGGAGATGAGCTTCTCCGATGTCTTTCTAGGTGTTACCCGTGTGGGTGAACTGAGGAGATTTTGCAGAATAACCTTGGCCACAGCCATGAAGTACTTCCTGCCTCCATACAACTACCAGATTCGAGTAGGAGGCTTGTATTTGATGTTTGGTTTTTACCACACACAACTTGCCAGACCACCTGTGCAAATTAGACTCTGTCTGAGGGACTATGCTCAAGTACAGAAGTTTCTCAAGGACTCTGTGGAAGCTGGACATCAAGATGTTGTTTACATATATCAAAAACTTGTTGCAGACAAAGCCATACACTACACCGCCATGCCACATTTTCTTACCTTCcaaaagcagaggaaacaaaaggaggaacctgtgtgtgcagagtttCTTGGGAGGACCACAGCCATCCAGGAGCTCCTCTCTGGAGACAGCGTGGAGGAGTTGACCAACATCCAGAGCCACTATGAGAAGCTGAAGGAGGCCACAATGGAGGTTAGGTGCAAGGTCACCATGTCCCATCGAGACTTAGCCGCCCGCCTGAAAGACAGCATGTCAGAGTTCATCAGCTGGCAGGAGAAGACTTTCTCACAGGATAACAAAGACAATAACTCCGGTGATGATGCGGAGGAGGCAGCTGAGGCAGAGTCCAGCCGCAGCAGGGCCAGGCTCGTGTCCTCCATCAAGCAGAAGAGCTACAGCAACTTCCAGGTGGCGTCCAAGTCCAGAAGGCACCGACAAGTCGAGACGGTGGACTCCTCCAGCTCAGGGACAGAGCAGGTCCAGGAGGCAGCTCTGCAGCGAAAGAGGCCTCCCTCGCTGCGGGCTCGGACCTGGAAGAGTCTCAGGGTGATGCCGGAGGAGAACAAGCTCCAGGCCTGGCTCTTGAGTGCTCCTGAGCAGCGGGAGAAGGTGCCGGTGAAGAGGACCAATCAGTTACCACCTTTCAAGCCGTGA